The following coding sequences are from one Hyphomicrobiales bacterium window:
- the fliP gene encoding flagellar type III secretion system pore protein FliP (The bacterial flagellar biogenesis protein FliP forms a type III secretion system (T3SS)-type pore required for flagellar assembly.) — translation MVPESLAQDISISLGDDIGVTERAVQIILLITILSLAPSILVMVTSFTRIVVVLSLLRTAIGLQTAPPNTVIISLALFLTAFIMAPTFQEAYDAGIQPLIDETIDLDQAFERASEPFHVFMRAHVRENDLRLFLDLSQTPTPEGPEAIPLTVLVPAFMISELRRAFEIGFLLFVPFIIIDLVVASVLMSMGMMMLPPVIISLPFKLIFFVLVDGWNLVAGSLVQSYGPPPGL, via the coding sequence ATGGTCCCCGAGAGCCTGGCGCAGGACATCTCAATTTCGCTAGGCGATGATATCGGCGTCACTGAACGCGCCGTTCAGATCATCCTTCTCATAACCATCCTGTCGCTGGCGCCCTCAATCCTAGTGATGGTGACGTCGTTCACGCGCATCGTTGTCGTTCTGTCGCTGCTGCGCACGGCCATCGGCCTGCAAACCGCGCCACCTAACACCGTGATCATCTCACTGGCGTTGTTCCTGACGGCCTTCATCATGGCGCCCACCTTTCAGGAGGCCTATGATGCTGGCATTCAGCCACTGATCGATGAAACAATCGATCTTGATCAGGCCTTTGAGCGCGCCTCTGAACCCTTTCACGTGTTCATGCGGGCGCATGTGCGGGAAAACGATCTGCGGCTTTTCCTCGATCTGTCACAGACACCAACGCCGGAAGGTCCAGAGGCCATTCCGCTGACGGTGCTGGTCCCGGCCTTCATGATCTCCGAGTTACGTCGGGCGTTCGAGATCGGCTTTTTGCTGTTCGTGCCGTTCATCATCATCGATCTGGTGGTCGCATCGGTGCTGATGTCGATGGGTATGATGATGCTGCCGCCGGTGATCATCTCGCTACCGTTCAAGCTGATCTTTTTCGTGCTCGTTGACGGCTGGAACCTCGTCGCTGGCTCTCTGGTGCAAAGTTACGGGCCGCCGCCGGGCTTATAG